A portion of the Symphalangus syndactylus isolate Jambi chromosome 13, NHGRI_mSymSyn1-v2.1_pri, whole genome shotgun sequence genome contains these proteins:
- the ZNF563 gene encoding zinc finger protein 563 isoform X2, protein MQETIRNLDCIRMIWEDQNTEDQYKNPRRNLRCHMVERFSESKDSSQCGETFSLIRDSIMNNSICPGEDPCQSAECEEVIMGHLSLNSHIRVDSGHKPREYQEYGEKPYTHKQRGKAFSYHHSLQSRGRPHTGKKRYECKECGKTFSSRRNLRRHMVVQGGNRPYKCKLCGKAFFWPSLLRMHERTHTGEKPYECKQCSKAFSFYSSYLRHERMHTGEKPYECKQCSKALPDSSSYIRHERTHTGEKPYTCKQCGKAFSVSSSLRRHETTHSAEKPYECKQCGKTFHHLGSFQIHMKRHTGDRPHKCKICGKGFDRPSLVRYHERIHTGEKPYECKQCGKALSRSSSFRRHMIMHTGGGPHKCKICGKAFVYPSVCQRHEKSHSGEKPYECKQCGKALSHSSSFRRHMVMHTGDGPNKCKVCGKAFVYPSVCQRHEKTHWRETIWM, encoded by the exons ATGCAAGAAACCATCAGGAACCTGGACTGTATAA GAATGATATGGGAAGACCAGAATACTGAAGATCAATACAAAAATCCTAGGAGAAATCTAAG ATGTCATATGGTAGAGAGATTCAGTGAAAGTAAAGACAGTAGTCAATGTGGAGAAACATTTAGCCTCATTCGAGATAGTATTATGAACAACAGCATTTGTCCTGGAGAAGATCCATGTCAAAGCGCCGAGTGTGAAGAAGTCATAATGGGTCATTTATCCCTTAATAGCCACATCAGAGTTGATTCTGGACACAAACCACGTGAGTATCAGGAATATGGAGAGAAGCCATATACACATAAACAACgtgggaaagccttcagttaCCATCACTCCTTGCAGTCACGTGGAAGGCCTCACACTGGAAAGAAACGCTATGAGTGTAAGGAATGTGGAAAAACCTTCAGTTCTCGTAGAAACCTTCGAAGACACATGGTAGTGCAAGGTGGAAATAGACCTTATAAATGTAAGTTGTGTGGGAAAGCTTTTTTTTGGCCCAGTTTATTACGTATGCATGAAAGAAcgcacactggagagaaaccgtaTGAATGTAAGCAGTGTTCTAAAGCCTTTTCTTTTTACAGTTCCTATCTAAGACATGAGAGAATGCACACTGGGGAGAAACCGTATGAATGTAAGCAGTGTTCTAAAGCCTTGCCTGATTCCAGTTCCTATATAAGACATGAAagaactcatactggagagaaaccctatacaTGTAAAcagtgtgggaaagccttcagtgtTTCCAGTTCCCTTCGAAGACATGAAACCACTCACAGTGCagagaaaccctatgagtgtAAGCAATGCGGGAAAACATTTCATCATCTTGGAAGCTTTCAGATACACATGAAAAGGCACACTGGAGATCGACCTCATAAATGTAAGATATGTGGGAAAGGCTTTGATCGTCCCAGTTTAGTTCGATATCATGAacgaattcacactggagagaaaccctatgaatgcaaGCAGTGTGGGAAAGCGTTATCTCGTAGCTCAAGCTTTCGAAGACACATGATAATGCACACTGGAGGTGGACCTCATAAATGCAAGATATGTGGGAAAGCTTTTGTTTATCCCAGTGTATGTCAAAGACATGAAAAGTCTCACAGTGGAGAGAAGCCCTATGAATGCAAGCAGTGTGGGAAAGCGTTATCTCATAGCTCAAGCTTTCGAAGACATATGGTAATGCATACGGGAGATGGGCCGAATAAATGCAAGgtatgtgggaaagcctttgttTATCCCAGTGTATGTCAAAGACATGAAAAGACTCACTGGAGAGAAACAATATGGATGTAA
- the ZNF563 gene encoding zinc finger protein 563 isoform X3 has protein sequence MIWEDQNTEDQYKNPRRNLRCHMVERFSESKDSSQCGETFSLIRDSIMNNSICPGEDPCQSAECEEVIMGHLSLNSHIRVDSGHKPREYQEYGEKPYTHKQRGKAFSYHHSLQSRGRPHTGKKRYECKECGKTFSSRRNLRRHMVVQGGNRPYKCKLCGKAFFWPSLLRMHERTHTGEKPYECKQCSKAFSFYSSYLRHERMHTGEKPYECKQCSKALPDSSSYIRHERTHTGEKPYTCKQCGKAFSVSSSLRRHETTHSAEKPYECKQCGKTFHHLGSFQIHMKRHTGDRPHKCKICGKGFDRPSLVRYHERIHTGEKPYECKQCGKALSRSSSFRRHMIMHTGGGPHKCKICGKAFVYPSVCQRHEKSHSGEKPYECKQCGKALSHSSSFRRHMVMHTGDGPNKCKVCGKAFVYPSVCQRHEKTHWRETIWM, from the exons ATGATATGGGAAGACCAGAATACTGAAGATCAATACAAAAATCCTAGGAGAAATCTAAG ATGTCATATGGTAGAGAGATTCAGTGAAAGTAAAGACAGTAGTCAATGTGGAGAAACATTTAGCCTCATTCGAGATAGTATTATGAACAACAGCATTTGTCCTGGAGAAGATCCATGTCAAAGCGCCGAGTGTGAAGAAGTCATAATGGGTCATTTATCCCTTAATAGCCACATCAGAGTTGATTCTGGACACAAACCACGTGAGTATCAGGAATATGGAGAGAAGCCATATACACATAAACAACgtgggaaagccttcagttaCCATCACTCCTTGCAGTCACGTGGAAGGCCTCACACTGGAAAGAAACGCTATGAGTGTAAGGAATGTGGAAAAACCTTCAGTTCTCGTAGAAACCTTCGAAGACACATGGTAGTGCAAGGTGGAAATAGACCTTATAAATGTAAGTTGTGTGGGAAAGCTTTTTTTTGGCCCAGTTTATTACGTATGCATGAAAGAAcgcacactggagagaaaccgtaTGAATGTAAGCAGTGTTCTAAAGCCTTTTCTTTTTACAGTTCCTATCTAAGACATGAGAGAATGCACACTGGGGAGAAACCGTATGAATGTAAGCAGTGTTCTAAAGCCTTGCCTGATTCCAGTTCCTATATAAGACATGAAagaactcatactggagagaaaccctatacaTGTAAAcagtgtgggaaagccttcagtgtTTCCAGTTCCCTTCGAAGACATGAAACCACTCACAGTGCagagaaaccctatgagtgtAAGCAATGCGGGAAAACATTTCATCATCTTGGAAGCTTTCAGATACACATGAAAAGGCACACTGGAGATCGACCTCATAAATGTAAGATATGTGGGAAAGGCTTTGATCGTCCCAGTTTAGTTCGATATCATGAacgaattcacactggagagaaaccctatgaatgcaaGCAGTGTGGGAAAGCGTTATCTCGTAGCTCAAGCTTTCGAAGACACATGATAATGCACACTGGAGGTGGACCTCATAAATGCAAGATATGTGGGAAAGCTTTTGTTTATCCCAGTGTATGTCAAAGACATGAAAAGTCTCACAGTGGAGAGAAGCCCTATGAATGCAAGCAGTGTGGGAAAGCGTTATCTCATAGCTCAAGCTTTCGAAGACATATGGTAATGCATACGGGAGATGGGCCGAATAAATGCAAGgtatgtgggaaagcctttgttTATCCCAGTGTATGTCAAAGACATGAAAAGACTCACTGGAGAGAAACAATATGGATGTAA
- the ZNF563 gene encoding zinc finger protein 563 isoform X1 — MDAVDFEDVAVNFTQEEWALLGPSQKNLYRYVMQETIRNLDCIRMIWEDQNTEDQYKNPRRNLRCHMVERFSESKDSSQCGETFSLIRDSIMNNSICPGEDPCQSAECEEVIMGHLSLNSHIRVDSGHKPREYQEYGEKPYTHKQRGKAFSYHHSLQSRGRPHTGKKRYECKECGKTFSSRRNLRRHMVVQGGNRPYKCKLCGKAFFWPSLLRMHERTHTGEKPYECKQCSKAFSFYSSYLRHERMHTGEKPYECKQCSKALPDSSSYIRHERTHTGEKPYTCKQCGKAFSVSSSLRRHETTHSAEKPYECKQCGKTFHHLGSFQIHMKRHTGDRPHKCKICGKGFDRPSLVRYHERIHTGEKPYECKQCGKALSRSSSFRRHMIMHTGGGPHKCKICGKAFVYPSVCQRHEKSHSGEKPYECKQCGKALSHSSSFRRHMVMHTGDGPNKCKVCGKAFVYPSVCQRHEKTHWRETIWM; from the exons ATG GATGCAGTGGACTTTGAGGATGTAGCTGTGAACTTCACCCAGGAGGAATGGGCTTTGCTGGGTCCATCACAGAAGAATTTGTATAGATATGTGATGCAAGAAACCATCAGGAACCTGGACTGTATAA GAATGATATGGGAAGACCAGAATACTGAAGATCAATACAAAAATCCTAGGAGAAATCTAAG ATGTCATATGGTAGAGAGATTCAGTGAAAGTAAAGACAGTAGTCAATGTGGAGAAACATTTAGCCTCATTCGAGATAGTATTATGAACAACAGCATTTGTCCTGGAGAAGATCCATGTCAAAGCGCCGAGTGTGAAGAAGTCATAATGGGTCATTTATCCCTTAATAGCCACATCAGAGTTGATTCTGGACACAAACCACGTGAGTATCAGGAATATGGAGAGAAGCCATATACACATAAACAACgtgggaaagccttcagttaCCATCACTCCTTGCAGTCACGTGGAAGGCCTCACACTGGAAAGAAACGCTATGAGTGTAAGGAATGTGGAAAAACCTTCAGTTCTCGTAGAAACCTTCGAAGACACATGGTAGTGCAAGGTGGAAATAGACCTTATAAATGTAAGTTGTGTGGGAAAGCTTTTTTTTGGCCCAGTTTATTACGTATGCATGAAAGAAcgcacactggagagaaaccgtaTGAATGTAAGCAGTGTTCTAAAGCCTTTTCTTTTTACAGTTCCTATCTAAGACATGAGAGAATGCACACTGGGGAGAAACCGTATGAATGTAAGCAGTGTTCTAAAGCCTTGCCTGATTCCAGTTCCTATATAAGACATGAAagaactcatactggagagaaaccctatacaTGTAAAcagtgtgggaaagccttcagtgtTTCCAGTTCCCTTCGAAGACATGAAACCACTCACAGTGCagagaaaccctatgagtgtAAGCAATGCGGGAAAACATTTCATCATCTTGGAAGCTTTCAGATACACATGAAAAGGCACACTGGAGATCGACCTCATAAATGTAAGATATGTGGGAAAGGCTTTGATCGTCCCAGTTTAGTTCGATATCATGAacgaattcacactggagagaaaccctatgaatgcaaGCAGTGTGGGAAAGCGTTATCTCGTAGCTCAAGCTTTCGAAGACACATGATAATGCACACTGGAGGTGGACCTCATAAATGCAAGATATGTGGGAAAGCTTTTGTTTATCCCAGTGTATGTCAAAGACATGAAAAGTCTCACAGTGGAGAGAAGCCCTATGAATGCAAGCAGTGTGGGAAAGCGTTATCTCATAGCTCAAGCTTTCGAAGACATATGGTAATGCATACGGGAGATGGGCCGAATAAATGCAAGgtatgtgggaaagcctttgttTATCCCAGTGTATGTCAAAGACATGAAAAGACTCACTGGAGAGAAACAATATGGATGTAA
- the ZNF563 gene encoding zinc finger protein 563 isoform X4, which yields MDAVDFEDVAVNFTQEEWALLGPSQKNLYRYVMQETIRNLDCIRMIWEDQNTEDQYKNPRRNLSHIRVDSGHKPREYQEYGEKPYTHKQRGKAFSYHHSLQSRGRPHTGKKRYECKECGKTFSSRRNLRRHMVVQGGNRPYKCKLCGKAFFWPSLLRMHERTHTGEKPYECKQCSKAFSFYSSYLRHERMHTGEKPYECKQCSKALPDSSSYIRHERTHTGEKPYTCKQCGKAFSVSSSLRRHETTHSAEKPYECKQCGKTFHHLGSFQIHMKRHTGDRPHKCKICGKGFDRPSLVRYHERIHTGEKPYECKQCGKALSRSSSFRRHMIMHTGGGPHKCKICGKAFVYPSVCQRHEKSHSGEKPYECKQCGKALSHSSSFRRHMVMHTGDGPNKCKVCGKAFVYPSVCQRHEKTHWRETIWM from the exons ATG GATGCAGTGGACTTTGAGGATGTAGCTGTGAACTTCACCCAGGAGGAATGGGCTTTGCTGGGTCCATCACAGAAGAATTTGTATAGATATGTGATGCAAGAAACCATCAGGAACCTGGACTGTATAA GAATGATATGGGAAGACCAGAATACTGAAGATCAATACAAAAATCCTAGGAGAAATCTAAG CCACATCAGAGTTGATTCTGGACACAAACCACGTGAGTATCAGGAATATGGAGAGAAGCCATATACACATAAACAACgtgggaaagccttcagttaCCATCACTCCTTGCAGTCACGTGGAAGGCCTCACACTGGAAAGAAACGCTATGAGTGTAAGGAATGTGGAAAAACCTTCAGTTCTCGTAGAAACCTTCGAAGACACATGGTAGTGCAAGGTGGAAATAGACCTTATAAATGTAAGTTGTGTGGGAAAGCTTTTTTTTGGCCCAGTTTATTACGTATGCATGAAAGAAcgcacactggagagaaaccgtaTGAATGTAAGCAGTGTTCTAAAGCCTTTTCTTTTTACAGTTCCTATCTAAGACATGAGAGAATGCACACTGGGGAGAAACCGTATGAATGTAAGCAGTGTTCTAAAGCCTTGCCTGATTCCAGTTCCTATATAAGACATGAAagaactcatactggagagaaaccctatacaTGTAAAcagtgtgggaaagccttcagtgtTTCCAGTTCCCTTCGAAGACATGAAACCACTCACAGTGCagagaaaccctatgagtgtAAGCAATGCGGGAAAACATTTCATCATCTTGGAAGCTTTCAGATACACATGAAAAGGCACACTGGAGATCGACCTCATAAATGTAAGATATGTGGGAAAGGCTTTGATCGTCCCAGTTTAGTTCGATATCATGAacgaattcacactggagagaaaccctatgaatgcaaGCAGTGTGGGAAAGCGTTATCTCGTAGCTCAAGCTTTCGAAGACACATGATAATGCACACTGGAGGTGGACCTCATAAATGCAAGATATGTGGGAAAGCTTTTGTTTATCCCAGTGTATGTCAAAGACATGAAAAGTCTCACAGTGGAGAGAAGCCCTATGAATGCAAGCAGTGTGGGAAAGCGTTATCTCATAGCTCAAGCTTTCGAAGACATATGGTAATGCATACGGGAGATGGGCCGAATAAATGCAAGgtatgtgggaaagcctttgttTATCCCAGTGTATGTCAAAGACATGAAAAGACTCACTGGAGAGAAACAATATGGATGTAA